A genomic region of Streptomyces rimosus contains the following coding sequences:
- a CDS encoding ATP-binding protein, whose product MRRSLPRPSSARLRVPGNLPAELTRFIGRDGELAALAGHLDSARLVTLTGVGGVGKSRLARHAATILQDRFCDGVWLAELAPLRHGHLLDHAVAEALGLADHTGRPPRAALRDHLAGRDLLLVLDGYEHLVDDCADLAADLLRRAPGLRVLAAGRRPLGLPGEQNLPLPPMDGPDAADLFHDRAAAVVPGFTTDASGEAAVAELCRRLDGIPLALELAAGRLRALSVEQVLARLDDRFRLLTGGYPGTRAGLSPPRGAAECRHRTLRTAIGWSHELCTPAERLLWARLSVFAGQFDLDAAEYVCSGPDLPADELVDVLGELVAQSVVVREETPAGVRHRMLDTVREYGAGWLDAAGDAERLRRRHRDWYVGLATWCELDWFSPRQAEVAARIECELPNLRVALEYSLDSTGDAHLGQYLAGTLWFYWVGCGRLSEGRHWLDRSLELEGDHDDARLKALWVAGYVAVLQGDVVGATIALQECREGAERTDNATAAAYALHRTGCLALVRDDMPRAERLLRDALGRYREIGELNSNVLMGQVELAMAVAFQGDLGQAVRLCEDVRQVCDDHGERWTLAYALYVLGYAAWSRDDAARARALLTECLAIDHAFHDLLGAVLAIELLALVTLGEGDPAEAALLQGAAGRIWPSVGLPLFGSHHFNQPHRLCEERAREALGAERYGHCLREGALLDLDATAARILGGDASSRPDGPVLGPRSGTGPEPPPETDEPAASPSANGGETAG is encoded by the coding sequence ATGCGACGCTCCCTGCCCCGTCCTTCCTCCGCGCGCCTGCGGGTGCCCGGCAATCTGCCCGCGGAGCTGACCCGGTTCATCGGCCGCGACGGCGAACTCGCCGCGCTGGCCGGGCATCTGGATTCCGCCCGGCTGGTGACGCTCACCGGGGTCGGCGGCGTGGGGAAGTCCCGGCTCGCCAGGCACGCTGCCACGATCTTGCAGGATCGCTTCTGCGATGGGGTGTGGCTGGCCGAACTGGCCCCGCTGCGCCACGGGCACCTGCTGGACCACGCGGTCGCCGAGGCGCTGGGCCTCGCCGACCACACCGGACGGCCGCCGCGCGCCGCGCTGCGCGACCACCTCGCGGGCCGCGACCTGCTGCTCGTCCTGGACGGCTACGAGCACCTGGTCGACGACTGCGCCGACCTCGCCGCCGACCTGCTGCGGCGCGCGCCCGGCCTGCGCGTACTGGCCGCGGGCCGGCGCCCGCTCGGCCTGCCCGGCGAGCAGAACCTGCCGCTGCCCCCGATGGACGGCCCGGACGCGGCGGACCTGTTCCACGACCGGGCCGCGGCCGTGGTCCCCGGCTTCACCACGGACGCGTCGGGCGAGGCCGCCGTCGCCGAACTGTGCCGCCGCCTGGACGGCATCCCGCTCGCGCTCGAACTGGCCGCCGGGCGGCTGCGGGCCCTGTCGGTGGAACAGGTGCTGGCCCGGCTCGACGACCGCTTCCGGCTGCTGACCGGCGGCTACCCCGGCACCCGCGCGGGCCTCTCGCCCCCGCGGGGCGCGGCCGAGTGCCGCCACCGGACGCTGCGGACGGCCATCGGCTGGAGCCACGAGCTGTGCACGCCCGCCGAGCGCCTGCTGTGGGCACGGCTGTCGGTCTTCGCCGGACAGTTCGACCTGGACGCGGCCGAGTACGTCTGCTCGGGCCCGGACCTGCCCGCGGACGAGCTGGTCGACGTGCTCGGGGAACTGGTGGCCCAGTCGGTCGTCGTACGGGAGGAGACCCCGGCGGGCGTGCGCCACCGGATGCTGGACACCGTCCGGGAGTACGGGGCGGGCTGGCTGGACGCGGCGGGCGACGCCGAGCGGCTGCGCCGGCGGCACCGCGACTGGTACGTGGGCCTGGCGACCTGGTGCGAGCTGGACTGGTTCAGCCCGCGGCAGGCCGAGGTGGCCGCCCGTATCGAGTGCGAACTGCCGAATCTGCGGGTCGCGCTGGAATACAGCCTCGACAGCACCGGGGACGCGCACCTGGGCCAGTACCTGGCGGGCACGCTGTGGTTCTACTGGGTGGGGTGCGGGCGGCTCTCGGAAGGGCGGCACTGGCTCGACCGCTCCCTGGAGCTGGAGGGCGACCACGACGACGCCCGGCTGAAGGCGCTGTGGGTGGCCGGGTACGTGGCGGTGCTCCAGGGCGACGTGGTCGGCGCGACGATCGCCCTCCAGGAGTGCCGCGAGGGCGCGGAGCGCACCGACAACGCCACCGCCGCCGCGTACGCCCTGCACCGCACCGGCTGTCTGGCGCTGGTCCGCGACGACATGCCCCGCGCCGAGCGGCTGCTGCGCGACGCGCTCGGCCGCTACCGGGAGATCGGCGAGCTCAACAGCAACGTGCTGATGGGACAGGTCGAGCTGGCGATGGCGGTGGCGTTCCAGGGCGACCTCGGACAGGCGGTGCGGCTGTGCGAGGACGTACGGCAGGTCTGCGACGACCACGGGGAGCGGTGGACCCTGGCATACGCGCTGTACGTACTGGGCTACGCGGCCTGGAGCCGTGACGATGCGGCGCGGGCCCGTGCCCTGCTGACCGAGTGCCTGGCCATCGACCACGCCTTCCACGACCTGCTGGGCGCGGTGCTGGCCATCGAGCTGCTGGCGCTGGTCACGCTCGGCGAGGGCGATCCGGCGGAGGCGGCGCTGCTCCAGGGGGCCGCCGGGCGGATCTGGCCCTCGGTGGGGCTGCCGCTGTTCGGCTCGCACCATTTCAACCAGCCGCACCGGCTGTGCGAGGAGCGGGCGCGGGAGGCGCTGGGGGCCGAGCGGTACGGGCACTGTCTGCGGGAAGGCGCCCTGCTCGACCTGGACGCGACGGCCGCCCGGATCCTCGGCGGTGACGCGTCGTCCCGGCCGGACGGTCCCGTCTTGGGTCCGCGCTCCGGTACGGGACCGGAACCGCCCCCGGAAACGGACGAACCCGCCGCCTCCCCGTCCGCGAACGGCGGGGAGACGGCGGGCTGA
- a CDS encoding DUF948 domain-containing protein, producing the protein MTGGEVAGILVAVFWAILVSFLALVLVRLAQTLKATTRMVAEVSEQAVPLLADASATVRSAHTQLARVDAIASDVQEVTANASALSSTVSSAFGGPLVKVAAFGYGVRRAIGRKGAPPEPKRTVVGRTLPAARRGGRRNRRSKD; encoded by the coding sequence GTGACCGGTGGAGAGGTGGCCGGGATCCTCGTGGCCGTCTTCTGGGCGATCCTCGTGTCCTTCCTCGCCCTCGTGCTGGTGAGGCTCGCACAGACGCTCAAGGCGACGACCAGGATGGTCGCCGAGGTGTCCGAGCAGGCCGTACCGCTGCTGGCCGACGCGTCCGCGACCGTCCGCTCCGCGCACACCCAGCTCGCCCGGGTCGACGCCATCGCCTCCGACGTCCAGGAGGTCACCGCCAACGCCTCCGCGCTCTCCTCGACCGTCTCCTCCGCGTTCGGCGGACCCCTGGTCAAGGTCGCGGCGTTCGGCTACGGCGTGCGCCGCGCGATCGGCAGGAAGGGCGCACCGCCCGAGCCGAAGCGCACCGTCGTCGGCCGTACCCTGCCCGCCGCCCGCCGCGGCGGGCGCCGCAACCGTCGCTCCAAGGACTGA
- a CDS encoding DUF6167 family protein, whose protein sequence is MFRRAFWFTTGAAAGVWATTKVNRKLRKLQPDSLAAQAADKAVETGHRLRQFAVDVRTGMSDREGQLYEALGLTDRGDARELPAARSRAALETPQYQITQHRTITPGPTGPTGKEDH, encoded by the coding sequence ATGTTCCGCCGCGCATTCTGGTTCACCACCGGCGCCGCCGCCGGGGTGTGGGCCACCACCAAGGTCAACCGCAAGCTGCGCAAGCTCCAGCCCGACAGCCTCGCGGCGCAGGCCGCCGACAAGGCCGTCGAGACCGGACACCGGCTGCGCCAATTTGCAGTGGACGTACGCACGGGAATGTCGGACCGTGAGGGGCAGCTGTACGAAGCCCTGGGCCTGACGGACCGGGGCGACGCACGCGAGCTGCCCGCCGCGCGCTCCCGCGCCGCACTCGAAACGCCGCAGTACCAGATCACGCAGCACCGAACGATTACCCCCGGCCCGACCGGACCGACCGGAAAAGAGGACCACTGA